In the Phaeodactylum tricornutum CCAP 1055/1 chromosome 13, whole genome shotgun sequence genome, AGGGCTTTGATGTATTATCGGATGCTGCAATCTGGCGCCGACCCACACACATTGGAACGCGTCGTTCGAACTAGTACGGTGGTCGCGCAGGGTGTGAGTTtcgccgaagaagacgactcGGAACTTCGCAAGGAACTCATGGAAGAATTCAATACGCTGTCAATCATTTACGGCAAACCATCAGTCAACTTTATTGCGCCCGAATTCCAGGTCAAATACAAAAAAATGCCAGACGAGCACCCTCTGGCACCTGGAGAAACGGGTTCATTTGTTGCCCCGCCGGTGGCACCCGTCCCTGCAGCGAGTATTCCCGTCGTCTCAAACGATGTAGACTTGTTGGGATTTGGTGATGCTGAACCGATGGCCGCACCAGCACCGATGGCATCCAACAATCTCACACTGAGTGCTTCGGCGTCCATGACCGGCGGAGAATACCAAAGCCAGTGGGGATCGGTTTCGGATGCCGATGCGACAGTGTCTGATGTTCCCCTGCGAGCTTTGCCGTCCTCAACAGATGAGATTGAAAATGTCCTGGCCGCCGTAAATATCATGACCATGGCAAGTGGGGAATTGCCAAACGAATTCAAATTCTTTTTGTACGCAAAAGACAGTTCGAGCGGTGCAACAATTATGATTCAAACAAACGTGGACAAGTCTTCTCCGTCGGATGCCTGTATGATTGCTACGATAAAGATTGGTGGGCCGTGTCTGGACCCTACAGGATTGGCTGAACAGGTCATTCAAATAATGCGTATGCAACTATCCTAGTAGAGGATCACTTTCGACTGTGAACTGAAAAAAGGCTGGTTTTGTTATTTTTTTTATGCTTGCCCTGGTGTCGTTACTGCGAGAATGGTGCGAGAAACTTGGTTCATAAGCCGTGATTGGGCTGTTCTGCCAAGTGTTTAGTTGTGCTCGACTCGTCACACCACTGTTAGCCTCAAAGGCGAGAAACCCAGAGAGTGTAGTATGTAGGAAATATTCGGGATCGATGGAAGGAATGTGCCAATgtctctgactgtgagtagaaATTTTTCAGCGTAACGTATTGCAGGGAATATTCTCTGCGTTTGAGAGGCGACAGAAGAAATACCTTTTGCCCAAAGAGCCGCAAAAAGAGTGCGTTGCGCGACGACCCAACGTACCATTGATACGCTCTGCAGACAGGAACAGAGTGTCATCATTGCTATTGAGCTCTCCATGATGAACCAGCCATTTGCCGCAGCCAAACCCGAGATCCAAAAGTCTTTTTGTAGCTGAGGCACTATGGGTGACTAGTGTGACCTTGCTCAATTTGCTAGTGCcctccatggttggacgtATCGTGCCCAATTCGGCCTTATCTGCAACAACATCAAAAAAATCTTTAGGAAGATCAGAATTGCCAATCTATTGACTCAAAAGTCTGCTAACTGCTACCGACAGCTCTGTGCTTCTGCAATGCTACACCTTGTGCTTTGTGACCAACGCGATCCAGTCGCAAAAATAGAAGGCTACTGATAAGATGCGTAACCAACATCAGTTCGCCAACTCTTTGTCCGCAACTGCAGGTTCTAGGCGGAATGTCCACTTTCACATAAGTGTGCTACATCAAATTCCACAGCAACGACTATTTAAACTCTTTGACCTGATAAATAAGTTGCCTGGATGGCAAAGATTGTTTTCACATCAACTGTTGACATTGCATTTTTCGAGAACGTAGCCAAAAGGAAGTCCAGTCCTCAGTGTTTTCGAGAGTGTAGCCAAAAGGATTTGGAGGCGACGAGGGAAGCAGTGTTGCTTCTCTGTCTGTTTAGAAAGTGCAACCTACAATGTTGCATTTTGTCCAGAGCCCCGGGTTTGGTTCCGCGTAATATAGCCCTATGAGTCTCGTCGCTTCTCCAACTCCGTCACGATTGCTTGGCCGATGATCCTTCCCCACGCACTGTAGCCTGAGACTAAAACATGAGATTTCGTTGCATCACGGAAACATAACTCACTCCTCGATGAGGGCAAAAAACGTACCTTCATCGTTTGGATGTATTCCATCGACCGATATCAGTTTCGCGCCAGGAGGGCGTTGCTGTCATACCAACAAATGAGTAAGAAGCAAATAGAGTTGAGGGCAATATTGTGCTTCATCGCAACAGGCTACAGTAAACGTTGGGTCGACACGTACCACCTCCCATTCTTTGGCGGATGCTACAGAATCTTCGGTCAAAACATACAGCcattcgtcgtcttcggcGTCCATGACCCATGACTCGTAGTGCTGTCGCATGGTTTCTTGCACGCGTTCAACAGCATGTAGCGCAATATCTGTCAGTTTGAGCAAGACTTGCTCCCTTTCGCCACCATTTTCATCTGTTTTTTCCCACATTGGCCCATGTTGAGCTTCAGCGTCCATGAAGACCCGAGCACTGGgtgcttcgacaaaggcCACGAGATTGGGATAGAGCTCTGCCAGCAGTTGCTTATTACGATCCATGGCTTCAATAATGGGTACCAAAAACCAGCAGAGCGGGGGTATTTGGCTCATAGGAAGCGGGGCCAATGGCATTGCGGGAAAGACAATCAACGGTCCCTGTATCTTGTCTGGTTCGAAAACTTGCAAACTATTGTCTGATTCGGATGTTGCAAACAACCCTTTTGCTCCCCGCTCGTCCCCATGCGACGTACCGTGGTGCCGTAGACCGCCAGTGTCCTCTTTGCACTCGTCGCGAATCTCATCATTTTGCTTGCCCGGCAAGACGGTGCGCATTTTGCTCTGTAGGGCCTGTACCACACGTTCAAAGGTAGCCTGAATGCCCTTTTCCTGCATGTTGTGAGTCTGGCGTACTCTTGCCAGTTCACTGGCTCGTTCGTTGCTCATCAAAAAGGGCAAAAAGGCGTCCTTTAAATCATTGATACCCGTCAACACAATGGCAATGTCGTATTCGTCTACATCGACCGCGGTCGCCAGGGTGTTGTGACGGACTAACGTGTTGGTTCGACGCGCACTACGGGTCGTTGTCGGCCATTTTTGGCTATCGTCGTCGATCACCGGTTGCTCACCATCGGTAGGAAGATCCGGAGAgtcctcactgtcaacgcgAATGACATCCTTCAACTCTCGCCAATCATGCCGTACCTGATTCGTGGTCCGTTTCCACCAGGACACTAGTTTCCGCATCGCCCGTTGGACGGCGTTGGCGTCGGGATCATCTTCCCGTACCGACGATGGCTCTTGTGTTGGCCGTCGCAGAGGCCGTTGGTGCCGGTGTTGCCACCAGGCCTGTGCTTTGCGCGAGGCTTGTTCCAGTCGTTCCTGTGTTTTCCGTTTTTGCGTTTCCTGCCACTGCGCCAACCGCGCGGGCAAAGCCGACGCGACTCGAGGCAAATGGTCGAGTTGATAAATTTCCTGCACGAGTTCGGTGGCGGATATTCCGGGCGTGCCCACGCAGGTCCAGTAGACGACGCGTCCGTGGTAGGCCTGTGAGAGACTCTGGGCAATAGCCTGCGGCAGTACGGGAGTAGCGGACCGCGACAAGCCGACTCCGGCCGCGAGGGAATCCCCAATGACCAGTATGCGCAAGGGAGACTGTATGGTGTCGGGATCGTCGTGACGGTGGCGGCGCAAGGCGAGCCAGGACGAAGTGGCGACGTGGTAGAAATCGTGCAGAGCGGGGGCGGTGGTGAAGGTGCTGGCGGAGGACGTCGCCACGACGACTCCGCGACTGGGACTTTCGGGACGAGGCGCGTTGCCGTGATTGATACGGTATTCTGTCAATGGTGAGTGGATGGGTGAGCGGATGAGGCACGGATCAGATCCACGAcggtattgactgtgagcagaACCAAACCGAATGCAGTGTCCGTGTTGACGATTGTCGGTTCACAGTCCGGGGGTCCCTCTATACTCGTGCATAGACACGAACGCACACACAAAAACGTACGTACCAATCAACAAGGCTGCCGCTTGTATGACGGCAATACACGGCGTCCCGACGACCACGCCGAGAGCGGCCTTGGGAAGAAACCGGGTAGTTCGATCCTTCCACGACATGCgcgacacacacacacacaccctCGCGGGATGCCTCCACTTCCCCACGGACGACGGGAATGAACCACGAAAGGCAACGAAGCGAAAGGTACCAATGAAGATACTGGTGGAGTCTAGACGATGAACAGCTATACACGCACACGTTCTCGTCTTGTTCTGCTCTACCGTCCTTGTTTGGGGGAAGCCGAATCTCCCAACGAATTCGAGATTGGTGTCTCTTTGTTTACATGTTAGTCCCGAGTCCATTGGAGTCAAGGAGAGGCACGCCGCACAGACTGTAACGGATCGGTCGAGCTACAGACCAAGCGCACGGCCAAAGTACTCGGTCGCTATAGCTAGTAGAGAGCGAGTCGGTTCGTATCACGACCGAgatacaaacacacacacgcTCACTGGCATCGACCAGCACCCTTCTCGGCCAACGTCGTTTCCAGCGAGAACTCCAACGTTTGAGTGGTGCACCCCACCCAAGATTTGGATTGTTCGTTTTCGTCACGAAGACTGCTCCTTGTCTCTCGACTGTTGTGTTGTGTGTAGTAGACGAGTGCGTGCGTGAGTCGCGAAGCGAACGGAACGGAACTTTCCAACGGGAACTCGCGTGGGAGAAAGAGTTGGAAACAGCGTCGTACACCAGACCAAACGGTAGATTCGACCCAACCGACGGGATTGTCAACAGACATGTCGAAAAAGTTCTTTCGCCCGCCGCCACAGGCTATGGATGACTCGgattcggaagaagacgaggaagaacTCTTGGACGATGACGCCGAAgtagacgacgaagacgtcACCGAGGTGTCTCCAcccaacaaatccaaaccgACCAACAATGCCAATCTTAGCGAgtcggacgatgacgacgacgagccAGACGAACGACCCCCGAAACGCAAAGGTCGCCACATCGATAACAACGGCAATGCGGACGCTCGCTCTTCCAACAAACGTGCCAAACCCACTTCGTTCTTCGAACTCGAAGCCGAGGCCTCCGAcagcgaagacgacgacgccgatGACGCCGCCAAGCAACTGCACAAGGACAGTGAACaaatggacgaagaagccaggGAAATCATTCGTCAACAAGACCGGCGCCGTGCCCAGGCCGGTGGTCGCTTCGACCGATCCGTGGCCGAAATATCCGCCGATATCGAAAACCGGCACCGTGCGCAACGTCGCGTTGTCGACCGTCACCGGATTCGCGAGCCAGCATttgctcctcctcctccttccAAACAAAAGTCTCTGCCACGTCCCGGTAATAAGGTACGTTCCCAGCGTCCGCCGATGGaccgggacgacgaagacgactttgACGACGGTGGGGCACCGCCAGACGCTACCCCCGAAGGCTACACCGCCGTGGCGCAGCAGTCCCTCGTCCCCTCCGTTTCGGATCCATCCATGTGGATGGTCTCTTGTGCCAACGGCAAGGAACACGAACTCGTTTGTCAAATCATGAACAAGTGTGTCGCTATGGCCCGTCAAGGACGACCGGTCGGTATTAGCTCCGCGATTGCCGCACAGTCCAAGGGTAAGATATACTTGGAGAGTTTTAGCGAACCGGCCGTGGTGGACGCCATCCAAGGAGTCCGCGGCTTGCTACAGTACACGATGCGGCTCGTACCAATCGGTGACATGACGACCGTCATGACCGTCACGTCACGCAAGAAACCCGTACAAAAGAACGAATGGGTCCGCATGACCCGCGGACACTACAAGCACGACCTCGCCCTCGTCAAGGACGTTAAGGAAAGCGGACTCAAGTGCGTTGTGCAGTGTGTCCCGCGACTGGACCTTACTCTGGCAGATCTACCGCCCGCTGAAGCCCGCATGCGACGTAAAACCGTGCGTCCGCCGCAAAAATTCTTCAACCCGCAAGAAATCGCGGCGTTGGGACGACACGGACTGACCCGCCAACGCTTTCCCGGCCTGAACCTGTACTGTGACTACTTTGACGGGAACTACTATCACGACGGGTACCTCCTCAAGGAAATGACGGTGGGATCCATGATCAAAGCCTGTACGGACGAGGATCCGCCGACGTTGGATGAACTGCAACGGTTTCAGCGGCGTCAATCCAAGCAGAATGAGGAAGACGGTGGCGACGAGAATGAAGGATCCAAAATGGCCGCATCGTTGTTGGACGAGCTGTCCGACTTGCAAGGACGGACGGGGCTTGGTAAAACAAAGACTGGCGGCGGTGGGGGTCTATTGATAGGTGATACTATTGAAGTGATCGAAGGCGATTTAATTGGCATGCGTGGAAAGTTGGTGAGCTTGGACGGTACCACCGTCAAGGTCAAACCCATCAACGCCAACGTCGATTTGGGTGGAACGGACGAAATTGAGTTCTTGGGTAATCAGTTGCGCAAGTACATTCCGGTCGGAGCTCACGTCAAGGTGACGGATGGACGGTACGCCAACGAGACGGGCGTTGTGGTGGCCGTCGAGCAACTCGATGGCGAAACGGACTTCACCGCGGTTGTATTGACCGACGTGACCAACAAGGAAATCTCGGTCCGCACGTCTCAGTTACGAGAATCCGCTGAAGTTGCGTCTGGTCAAGACAAGCTACAAGGGTATGAACTATACGACTTGGTCGTGTTGAGTGGTGGAGGCTCCGCCAATGAAGTCGGTGTAATTGTTCGTGTGGGTCGGGAAGACTTTACCGTCATCAACAATCACGGTATTGTTCGAGAAATTCGACCGGAGGAGCTGCGTGGAAAGCGCAACTCGACATCACAACGTGCGGTGGCTCTCGATGTACAAGGCAACCAAATTCGTGCCAGTGATTCCGTCAACGTTGTGGAAGGTCCTCACAAAGGCAAGACGGCGACGATCAAGCGCATGAGCCGAGCGCAACTCTTTTTGCATTCTCAGACCCGCACGGATCATGCCGGTATCTTTGTCGTTCGCAGCCGAAGCTGTGTATTGGCCGGGACACGGACACAAGCCCGTGGCGCAACACCCGACAGCGGAGTCAGCCCTTTCGCGACGCCTCAGTCGCAATCGCGAGGAGGGCCACAACCTGGTCGGGGCAAACGCGACGATGGTTTGATCGGCAAGACTGTGCGTATTCAGGCGGGACAATGGAAGGGATACCTGGGGACTGTTGCGGATGCGACGGCGACACACGTTCAGGTCGAGTTACACTCCCGATTAAAGAAAGTGATGGTTGTTCGTGAACGAGTAGCCGTTGCGGGTGACAAGTTTGGGGCCACGCAGGAACAGAATCGCATGGTGGATGTGAATCCCAATCCCATTGCCCCGACTACGCCTTTTGTAGCGGCTGGTCAAACCCCAATGCACGGCGGAGCAACACCGATGCATGGGGGTGCGCTGGATGGCGATACCAGTGATGAGGTATGGCAGCCTGGTGGTGCTGTTGATCAGGATGCTGTTAAAGATGACGATGGCTGGGGCTCGACCGCTAATGATGGATTCGGTTCGCCGAAAGACGGCGACAGCGACGGTTGGGGATCTACTAGCGATCAGCCGAAAGGCTGGGGTACGTACCCAGCAGTCAAGGATAATACTGTTAAGAAGGAAGTACCTTCTACCAATGGCAACGGTGTAAAGCGCGAGCAGGCAAAGCGCGAAATGGAAGCAGAGCTTGATACGGAAGAGACGCCCGGCTGGTACATGGAACGAGTTTGTGTGCAGAACAAATCAAAAGATAAGCAGGGAGTCATCAAGGAGATTGATCCTGCCACAAAGGCGGCTGTCGTGGAGTACGAAGACCAAACATTTGAAACTCTTCGTGCGAGTGAACTTGCTATGGTCCCACCCAGCGAACACGACACCGTTCTGGTCACTGGGGGCAACGAAATTGGATTGGAAGGGTCATTGGTTTGCGTCGATGGTTCTGATGCCATTCTCAAGGATGCAAACGATGAATTTAAGATTGTTGAGATCTCGTTCCTGGCCAAGGTGAAAACTATATAGGTATTACATCGTAGCCCTAACAAATCTAATTAACATAACCCGAATGCAACGAATATGATTCCAGAGCTGTTGCAAAAGTATTGAGCGGTGTCAAGAACAACCCGCGACGAAGCAACGTATAATAGCATACCCCTGTAGGCTGTATTGAATAGGCAAGGCTGGGAATACGTGCGGATGGTACGATTGTCTTGCTACAATAGATCGACGAACCCTGTTAAGAAGCGGATTGAGTGAGTAGATTTCATTCACATCTTACAATTACTTCTAAAAGAAAGCTGCAATTTACATTCAACAATGCCTGCGACCTACAGTAGCCCTTCAACTCATGAGTCTAGCTGTGGCTTACTTTGGGATTTCTTATAGGATTTTCTTTAACTATTAACTGATATGGCTTTCGAGAAACGCCAAAAATCTTTCTGCGTACTGCTCAGGAGGGACGCAACTAAATCCTTCCCCGTACTTCCAGCTCTTGTACTTCCATTCAGCTCTCTTTGGGATATTAAAAGGCTGGAGAAAGTCAATTACCCCTAAATAAAAGACGGAAGGGTGGCCAAGCCGATCTCCCTGTACCCTGGCTAGCCCACCCGCATCTATTCCACATTCTCCGGAACCGTAATATGGAAGAGGCCAGGATACTGTCCTTCGAAAAAGGGACCACGCTCTCCGATACAGGTAGATTGGCGGAGCAGTAAGCAATCGAACAGGCATTATTAGTGCGGACAAGATGGCATCCGCTGCTTGTCCTCGACGAGCTAAACTTAGACGAAGCTCAGCTTCTGTGCTCGAATCTATAAGGTGCAATTCGTCGACTGTAAAGTGACGAGAATCCAAGCGAGAGACACCAACCAGCAGACTGTAGTCGATTACGTTGCACAGCACCAACAGGTGCACATCTTTTCGGAGTTGCGTGAGGACAGCTGCCTTGGCAGCAGGTCCAATATGCAGGCCGTAGCCCTCAAAGTGCGGTGTTCCTTCGTCTTGAAAAGACTTGACTAGCTGTACCTCTCGCGAAAGGTCAAGATCTTTAAGGATAGCATTTGACCCTTTGGTACGCCGTTCTTCTGGCGAGCACTCTCGGCCTAGGGTCGATCCCTTCAGATCAAATCGTTCGGAAATTATACTAGAACTTTCCGCTGGAAAGACCGAGTTGGTAACAACTATAGTGTATTTCTCATTGACACCGCTTGAGGCGTCCTGAATATCAATATCGTAAAGACCACAAATTCTGGTCAGCAATGATCTACGCCCATTTCGCTTCATGAAGTTGTCGTACTTTGGCATCATTTGTAGCAAAGCATGTACTTCCGCTGCCTTTATTGTTTTGATCATGTAGTTGCCATCACGggtgaagaagaaaaccCCACCAACCCGCGCTGCTCCTTTGGaattgctttggaaagatACAAACGGACCAGAATGCAGAATCGACCTTGCATAGTCTGATTCGGAAATTCCAAAGTTCGAGCGCAAGTTGGTGAACTCCTCCGGTGCATACGCCTTTATCAGAGCTACTCGAGGGTATGCGCTTTTATCACCTTTCTCAAAGACTAGCTCTGCAGAAACATAGTCAGTGAAACCTGAGGGCCCATCCAGGATCTCAATTGTGCTCCATGCCGATGCCGCATCAAGGTTCCAAAAGCGTTTGGTAGCGAACCACGCAGAGACTGGTAGCGAAGCACCGAACAAGGATGCCCGTTGAACTGGGACAACAGCAGTTTGTCTACATGCTTCGAAAAAGCTTTTCCACGAGACTTTTGGCTCTTTCTCACTACTCTCCAATTCGTCCAGAAGTCGATCAATTTCCTCGTTTTCCGTTCGATGGTCTCTATTTATATTTTGGGCCAAAGGATCGCTTGGTTGCGAAAAACCAGACTGGTTTTCTCTGTCGATGCGTGCGCACTTTTTTTCTCTTCCGAGCATAGCACTTGCCTCGCGGTCGGTTTGCGGCGCATCACACACCTGAACTGCATGACGAAAAGCCAGAGTCAAATCGAATAAATTTGATGTCTCATTGACTGGAGGAGGCAGAATCAGAGGTCCGTTCATGACTCCAATGGGACCTTTTCTTAGAACATGCCATGCTCGCGATCCGGCACGGATGGAAGCAACGATCGTTTGTCCGATAGCAAAGATTTGTAAGGCTCTGTCAAGCATCTCACTGAGAAAGCCGATGGAGAGAGGACGCTACTGGCAATTGTGTACTGCGAGATCTCCTCTGCACTTCCAGCGAGCGCCACAGCCGATCAGTATAGAAGATAGACACGAAAGATAAAAGGAAAAGAGGTGTTGGCGACTAGATGGCGTTGTTTGTGTTTTATCCATTCATTGTTTATTACTTGCATTTTGCCTCGATCAGGATGTTGAATTGCAATGAATTTCAGTCAGGCTGATACTGTTGCGAAAAATTTAAATTTGGAATTCCAGAAAACATTGATTTTGGATGTTTGCTCTGCGTCTATTCTACACTTCGAACGGAACTCACAggtcattgactgtgaagcagaagcattcacagtcaagatcACCTTATATTCAAAATCAAATGAGACAAAGCAAGATGAGTTAGTTTGCATGTGCTCAAATGTATATCAGAATGTATGAATACGGTACTACACCTTGTCCGACAAAGTGCGGAAGCAATCTTGCCCCAAAAACCTACGGTGCCGTTGAAAGCGAGTACAACAAACGTTGGGTAACATCTTCTAGAATCTCCTATCAATAACGTCTAACAATTGCTGAAACGGGCGGAAGAAGTGTGTATGGCCAGGCATTTCATCGTACTCAAAATTATCCCCTTCCAACATTTCGGCCACATGTCGTCCCTCCGCTACTGGAATTAGGTAGTCTTCGGTACCATGAAATTGGTGGATTTGAGTAGCACCTTCTTTCAGTTTTGTCCAATCCCACGGTCGACTGAAGTATTCACTCCGGCGCTCGTCGGCATCACCCATATCTGTGTGGGCGGCGGCCACGAGTATGGCGCCTCGCAATGGCGAGGATCTTGGTCGGCGTTCCAAAAGGCGCATAACACAGGCTGCTCCACTGGAATGTCCTACTACCACAGTTGAATCGTCCAATCCAATCTCGTTTTCCACAAAAGGAATCCATACCGATTCCTTGCATGCATGCGGATCGGGGAACTCGCAGAGGACACATTCCGAAAAGCGATCCGGGCGGTTGCCAATCTCGGTCTGCAACCAAGAGTACCAGTTACTCGAATGCACTGGTGTACAGCCCATACCTGGAATGATAACAACCCGCATATGTTTGATCTCCGTTCTTTCTATGTTGCTTACATTAGTAGGAATGCGAAAAGATTATTCTGTGCGCGAGAGGAAAAATCATCGTGTCTCGGGGATATAAATAAGCATGTATATTTATATGTGGTCATGATACTACGTCTTcgtagaaaacccctacgtcaagcggtacatgaggggttcatatccctaagtctatcagataagtctataatcttgtgtttttacgcctttggtcgtctacgaaagtatgcgggatcctttcggttccttagacgattctagcccgttatcgttgcagttttctagtttatcagacccagaagttctacgctgaggtaacgggatcaaaggtagtgttttcgttgtgttttcgagtgtttgaagtgatcgctgattccgattgtgcctggggaggtagggcaaaatacctggcttttcatgtcgttgttaagtcgccgacgcc is a window encoding:
- a CDS encoding predicted protein, translated to MSWKDRTTRFLPKAALGVVVGTPCIAVIQAAALLIEYRINHGNAPRPESPSRGVVVATSSASTFTTAPALHDFYHVATSSWLALRRHRHDDPDTIQSPLRILVIGDSLAAGVGLSRSATPVLPQAIAQSLSQAYHGRVVYWTCVGTPGISATELVQEIYQLDHLPRVASALPARLAQWQETQKRKTQERLEQASRKAQAWWQHRHQRPLRRPTQEPSSVREDDPDANAVQRAMRKLVSWWKRTTNQVRHDWRELKDVIRVDSEDSPDLPTDGEQPVIDDDSQKWPTTTRSARRTNTLVRHNTLATAVDVDEYDIAIVLTGINDLKDAFLPFLMSNERASELARVRQTHNMQEKGIQATFERVVQALQSKMRTVLPGKQNDEIRDECKEDTGGLRHHDNSLQVFEPDKIQGPLIVFPAMPLAPLPMSQIPPLCWFLVPIIEAMDRNKQLLAELYPNLVAFVEAPSARVFMDAEAQHGPMWEKTDENGGEREQVLLKLTDIALHAVERVQETMRQHYESWVMDAEDDEWLYVLTEDSVASAKEWEVQRPPGAKLISVDGIHPNDEVSGYSAWGRIIGQAIVTELEKRRDS
- a CDS encoding predicted protein, producing MSKKFFRPPPQAMDDSDSEEDEEELLDDDAEVDDEDVTEVSPPNKSKPTNNANLSESDDDDDEPDERPPKRKGRHIDNNGNADARSSNKRAKPTSFFELEAEASDSEDDDADDAAKQLHKDSEQMDEEAREIIRQQDRRRAQAGGRFDRSVAEISADIENRHRAQRRVRPPMDRDDEDDFDDGGAPPDATPEGYTAVAQQSLVPSVSDPSMWMVSCANGKEHELVCQIMNKCVAMARQGRPVGISSAIAAQSKGKIYLESFSEPAVVDAIQGVRGLLQYTMRLVPIGDMTTVMTVTSRKKPVQKNEWVRMTRGHYKHDLALVKDVKESGLKCVVQCVPRLDLTLADLPPAEARMRRKTVRPPQKFFNPQEIAALGRHGLTRQRFPGLNLYCDYFDGNYYHDGYLLKEMTVGSMIKACTDEDPPTLDELQRFQRRQSKQNEEDGGDENEGSKMAASLLDELSDLQGRTGLGKTKTGGGGGLLIGDTIEVIEGDLIGMRGKLVSLDGTTVKVKPINANVDLGGTDEIEFLGNQLRKYIPVGAHVKVTDGRYANETGVVVAVEQLDGETDFTAVVLTDVTNKEISVRTSQLRESAEVASGQDKLQGYELYDLVVLSGGGSANEVGVIVRVGREDFTVINNHGIVREIRPEELRGKRNSTSQRAVALDVQGNQIRASDSVNVVEGPHKGKTATIKRMSRAQLFLHSQTRTDHAGIFVVRSRSCVLAGTRTQARGATPDSGVSPFATPQSQSRGGPQPGRGKRDDGLIGKTVRIQAGQWKGYLGTVADATATHVQVELHSRLKKVMVVRERVAVAGDKFGATQEQNRMVDVNPNPIAPTTPFVAAGQTPMHGGATPMHGGALDGDTSDEVWQPGGAVDQDAVKDDDGWGSTANDGFGSPKDGDSDGWGSTSDQPKGWGTYPAVKDNTVKKEVPSTNGNGVKREQAKREMEAELDTEETPGWYMERVCVQNKSKDKQGVIKEIDPATKAAVVEYEDQTFETLRASELAMVPPSEHDTVLVTGGNEIGLEGSLVCVDGSDAILKDANDEFKIVEISFLAKVKTI
- a CDS encoding predicted protein, which encodes MLDRALQIFAIGQTIVASIRAGSRAWHVLRKGPIGVMNGPLILPPPVNETSNLFDLTLAFRHAVQVCDAPQTDREASAMLGREKKCARIDRENQSGFSQPSDPLAQNINRDHRTENEEIDRLLDELESSEKEPKVSWKSFFEACRQTAVVPVQRASLFGASLPVSAWFATKRFWNLDAASAWSTIEILDGPSGFTDYVSAELVFEKGDKSAYPRVALIKAYAPEEFTNLRSNFGISESDYARSILHSGPFVSFQSNSKGAARVGGVFFFTRDGNYMIKTIKAAEVHALLQMMPKYDNFMKRNGRRSLLTRICGLYDIDIQDASSGVNEKYTIVVTNSVFPAESSSIISERFDLKGSTLGRECSPEERRTKGSNAILKDLDLSREVQLVKSFQDEGTPHFEGYGLHIGPAAKAAVLTQLRKDVHLLVLCNVIDYSLLVGVSRLDSRHFTVDELHLIDSSTEAELRLSLARRGQAADAILSALIMPVRLLTAPPIYLYRRAWSLFRRTVSWPLPYYGSGECGIDAGGLARVQGDRLGHPSVFYLGVIDFLQPFNIPKRAEWKYKSWKYGEGFSCVPPEQYAERFLAFLESHIS
- a CDS encoding predicted protein; translated protein: MRVVIIPGMGCTPVHSSNWYSWLQTEIGNRPDRFSECVLCEFPDPHACKESVWIPFVENEIGLDDSTVVVGHSSGAACVMRLLERRPRSSPLRGAILVAAAHTDMGDADERRSEYFSRPWDWTKLKEGATQIHQFHGTEDYLIPVAEGRHVAEMLEGDNFEYDEMPGHTHFFRPFQQLLDVIDRRF